From the genome of Primulina huaijiensis isolate GDHJ02 chromosome 11, ASM1229523v2, whole genome shotgun sequence:
ACTTCTTTCAATTCCATAAAACACGAACCCTAGCTGCTAACAGCCAACACACTGCGCAGTGCCACAACAAATTAAAACATCGCATCATAAATCcaaaattacttttattttcAGAAATCCAAGAAAAAACAAATGATTCAAACAACAATCGACTAAAAAATCACAACAActaataacataattttcacTAGAAACATGCCTCGAGTTTTAAAATAGCCGTGGCCTCCGAAACGCCGGTGATGCTCATGAAAGTATCGACAGCTTCCTGATCAGGTCTCGCCATTTTTGCCCTAATTTAGAGATAATTACGATTTTTAGGGATAATGAAAAGAGAGATCCTTTATTATCTGCTTGTATTGCTTGGGGAGTAATCAAGGAACCTGGTGAATATGGAGCAGAAGAGTGGACGCAGATAAATATATAGAATGGTGGTTTGGTAAATAACTTGAAATAAGGGGGCATTCTGTAGAATCGCAGCCTTCTACAATATTCTCTTTGGGTTTTCAAAGTTAACTGCTCGGCCCATTAAATTTACCAATCAAATCGACATCAACAAATGAGTGTGTATTCTCGTATATTTGTAGTATctacaatatttttattatatgttacaCCATATTTTAATTATGGATGATTTATTTATTGAGTTATATGTAAATTATTATGTAATGATGATACTATAATATAGATAgagatatatatttatacaataTATTACGTCTGAGTATATAATTTATCAATCGATATATATTTGTACTAATTAATAATTCTACAATCCTATACAAAGAATATtatacttatttatttattataatataatttttaaaataaatataattttatttttacactttttatcaataaaataacttcaaaaataaaatacataattaatttaatttaacgaCAATAATTGacttaaaaacaattttatttgaagctaaaattgattttttagttggatgatataataattaattcatttacaataatttatatatcaatttgctaattaatcaataatttgtatACCACAATGATTTTCAATCGACTCTTCATAGATATTGACACGGTTTTAGCTTTCTGATGGATATTTgataacatatattttttttatatatatttaaaacaaaGATATCGAGAGACCGGGCCTGTAACCCAGTGGTCTCACCCCTGCCAGAATAGCCGGTTTCCTCGGGTTCGATCCTCCCTCCGTGCGTGAGTtgtaataaaagaaaaaaaaaacaaagatatcgCGAGATGCTCCACATGGAGTAGTATGCATGTAAATTACAAAACATATCAACTATGCAACACAATAACGAATTAAAaactataatttgaaaaattgtaGTTTTTTTTCTAAGTTATTAGGTACATAAAAGGCATAGAAATGTCCATCAATTGTTGCAGCTCCATCTTGATGTAGGCACACAGCTTAGATAATGGCACCAGCTGCATTTTTCATTTGCATTTTCTCCCTTGAACAGCATCACTAATCCCACAGTGAACCTGCAAGACAGTTTTTGAATCATTATTCCACGTGATGATTCTATCAACACCCCTTTTAAGAGAATATTctagatataaaaaaaacaataacgaTGCCGCAAATGGTGCCATTATCACATCAACTATAAGGATTCTTGTAGGACCGAACGCTTGCTGCTTTATCAAAAGTTAGAGCTGGTGGTAacagtgcaactcaaatattttaaactgtacaacaactcaaacaccacgtttcgattgctctacACAACAGAGACGATTTTTGCAGCCATCAGTTCTGTTTGAAGTTAATCTTGTGATGCTTGAATACCAGGTTTGGGGCTAGTATCAGAGCTGACTAGCCGGAATACCAGCACAAAGTGGGGTGCGAATGAGACCATCTTTCAAACCTGCGGAATAAAATGTTACAGGCAAGGAGATACATTCCAGGTCGAGTCACTATCTTGAGCCCGCTGTTCATAGATGAAACCTTAACTATGTCATGCCTCAAGGATGGTGTTGTATTCATGTTGTGTTCTAAAGAGTTCCGGATCAAAAATAGCTGAATATCAAGCTACTGATTCGGAAAAGGCTTTGCATCCATTGAACTCATAAATTCAAAATGTATGGCCGCTGTTACTTAAATTTCAGAGGGTGTTTCCATAGTGAGGCTAAACCACAGGGGGCTCCAGATGTAAGTAGTCATAAAACATAATGAGTATTTATTGTGAAAAGATatccatttttttatattaaaaaaatatgggaATCTTACCAAACAATCAACAAAACTGTAGCGATGATCCACAAAACGACTTGGCAAGCTTTGTATTTGGACTTCAGACTATTAGCCGGTAGACGGTGGCGTTCCACCCAACCAAACTGCGGCCTGAGCAGTAGAATAAAACCAAGGAGAAAACCGGTCAAAAATCCTCCAATGTGAGCAAAATTGTCAACGTGAGGGAGGATTCCAACCGCCAAGTTAATGGCGATAATCACCACTAGAGTGAAAAGTGCTGCTGCCTGGTGAaacaaaaagattttaaaaaatgtgagaaattcaagaaatctttaaaaatcatgCTAACATATGAATGTAACGAACAAAAAATTGTGATGAATGTTCTAAAAAGGATCTTGGCTTGCAATATACTCATTCTGAGACATTACAATTGgtactaaaattaaaatgaaatctGACttcgaaaacaaaataaaaaacttacGATGAGTATCGAACGTCTGTCGTTCTACAAAGAGCTATAGTAAGTAAAGAAGATgcaatacaaatatatttaagtTGTACAACAATCTAAACACTGTTTTTCAATTGTTGTATAATAAAAGTGACCATACAGTACAACAAAATCAATCGTCCttaattatatttgatgttTTAGATTAACAACCTTGTTCTTTTACTAGGAAAAAAAGAGATTTTTCAACACTCTACAATTAGAGAGGCAATGAAGAAGTGCattgaaaattgttggaaataaTAATTTGGAACATATTAGTAAAGGCCTAACCTTATTGGAATAAATAGTCCAGTTAGTGAGTAACTCAGATAGCATTGCCCCAAGAAGTCCAAACAGAGCACCAGAAGCTCCAACAGATATACTCCTTTGAATAAAAAGGCAAGAGAGCATGCTCCCACCGATACCCGACAACAGGTAGATGACCCCTACTCGTACTGCATAACGTAATTTAGACCAACATGTAAAAGATGGGAATCATAAGAAATTAATGAAACACCACATTTTCAATAAGCCAACATCAAGGTCATCATTGATATATTCTATGGATTTTGCAGACAAATCATTTCATGCAAGCttggtaaaaaaataattttaagagatTTTTCATTTGTGTTAAGAGTTTAATCAAACCAAAGTTGCAAATCAGATTGATGATGAATACCGAATCCAAATTGTTGCTCAAGGCGAATCCCTATAAACACCAAGCTCAGCATGTTAGCGAGTAAATGAATAACGCCTGCATGCAACCAGATACAAGTTATAAGCCTCCATGCTTGATTCCCGTGAACCACCTTGTTCCACTCAAGAGCACCCATTTTTTCCAACCTACAGAAGCGAGGGGTAGCATTATTTGAATTACTTTCAGAAAGGAAAGATGAAAAATTTTGAACATGccttaaaaaaaacacaaatacaAATGCACAAAGACCCATTCCTTGGAACTCACATAAAATTCTACCAAACAGACAGAATAAGAATGAGGGATTTTTCCTTGGATCAAACACTGATTAAAATCACGTCCAAGTACAACACAAGGCAGGGATCTAAAGGCCCTAAAAATAATAGAATTAAAGAAAATAGTTTTGAAATGTAAAAAGGAAACACTCAATTTTCCAAATATAAACAATAAACTACGGCTTTGTTCACATTGGTTGGGTCACAGAAAATAAATGAAAGAGGAGTAGCActtagaaaagaaaataaaaagttcCAATTTCAGGCATCCACTGATACATAAATGGCTCGGATTGGAATAAGCCAAGGAAAGAGTTGAATCAGATAAAGAACTTTCACATGTCATCACTAGCTAATTTTCAGAAGATAGAATGTTGTATCCGTATTGTAGAAAAGAATTCTTTTAACAATCAAAAGGATGATTAGATAATTTTTCCTCTACATATATTTACTCTATTACCACAAACATCATGGTTATTTTACCGGATATTTCTGTTGCATGGATACTGATGGGAGGGACTATAATTTAGCATCCAAAATGTACTTCCTTGAAGCCAAGCACAAGGCAGCAGTCACCAAgtaaaaaaatgatgaaattcgAATACAGGCTATAAAAATTTTGCTCTCGCACGAAGTTAAGACAAGGAATACTCCTAGCAATTTCACTAATCAATACACATTTGTTTAAAGCATCCCATGGTATGAACCAAAGCCCATATCCACCAAGTAATTGACACAATAAACTCTCTGGTGAACATTAGTCAATGCTTCAACATAAAACCGGTATGATTCAAATTAAAAGGTCAAAAAAGGAGCAACTAGAAAAGATTTTGGAGCCTAAAAAAGCCACCCAGCCTTCTATCTTATCAGTTGATAAGTTCATAATCTTACAATTATGGAATGTCTCACTCATCGTAGCTTAGTTCAGCCACGATCGAACATACAAGTCCATAACAGATTAATATACAGCACCGACAGCAATCTAGAAGCGATTAAACAGAAGAATTAAGCGTGtacatacaaaaattttaaccaAGATGCCAAGAACATTAATTCCAGATTATCACAAACCGGTAAGAAATcgcaaaaagaaaaaacaaagttAATATTAGCAAAGAACCAAATCAAGAAAGTCAGACCAGCAAGAACAGGTTTACTGTCAATCATAAAAGCTAAaagcccaaaaatcaacattgaTTAAACATTATAAACCATTCCCAGATCAAATTATCTCACTACAACGATCATGAAATGTTTTccaaaacaaaaagaaattaagcccaaaaaaatttaacttcaaTCCAAAGTCA
Proteins encoded in this window:
- the LOC140987906 gene encoding RHOMBOID-like protein 2; the encoded protein is MRNGDLERGVATKNRNQGYPQAYYAAAGGYDMEHSDSQWTSWLVPMIVVANVAMFIVIMLVNNCPKENNGFQGDCVAKFLGRLSFQPLRENPLFGPSSSTLEKMGALEWNKVVHGNQAWRLITCIWLHAGVIHLLANMLSLVFIGIRLEQQFGFVRVGVIYLLSGIGGSMLSCLFIQRSISVGASGALFGLLGAMLSELLTNWTIYSNKAAALFTLVVIIAINLAVGILPHVDNFAHIGGFLTGFLLGFILLLRPQFGWVERHRLPANSLKSKYKACQVVLWIIATVLLIVWFTVGLVMLFKGENANEKCSWCHYLSCVPTSRWSCNN